The sequence AAATTCATCTTCCTCATTTCTAGCCACAAAAGGCCACCAGCCTTTGACCCTCTTCTGTTTGAAGATAGAAACCATGGGCATCTCTGCTTCATTTGTAACCATTTCGATGGTGCATTGCTTAGCAGTCTTTGCACCACGTGGGAAACGGTTCAGGTCCAGTTCGATTGCACCTGTGAAGACattttttatctcatttaaaTACAGCCAATGTTAATCAATGAAGTTGTGGACAAACCTATTAAAATATAGTTCACATAATTTACTGATCTTCATGTTGATTTTCTTGATGAAATCAAAGTTACACTTATTGTCTCTGAAATGTAGTCAATCTACTCTGTCAGAATTTAACTTGATGAAAAAAGCTCTTATTAATGTCGGTCTTTGATACCCAGGAAATCATCTGCTGAGAAGTGATCAGCATCCCACACTTGCAGATTCAGCCGAGCAGGAATCTTGTACTCGGTCTCATCCCAGGCAAACATGGACTCTTTTTTTGAGATGACGATCTTCTCCTCAGCCATGAGGTAGTCGAAAGGATAGACGAAGCGCCAGTTGAAGTTGCCTTCTCCAGTGATGGAGTGATAGTGGACATCAGTGTCTTGTTTGTCCTCCTGCTGCCCTTTCAACCAACTGCGatggaaaagagagaaatagattaatgattttttttactgtgaactTGCCATGGTCTAGCTGTGTGTCTAAAAATGAGACAATCAAGAAATCAAAAACCTTCAGCTTGTAATTACCCTCGCACAAATATGTCACTAGACTTCTCGCCAGTGAAGATATCGTCATCCTCCAGAACAACTTCATCTGTGTTCCAAACGATTACCCTCAGCTCAAACctgtacacaaataaaaatgttgagctATAGTATGGATGAACACTGGGAAAACTGGTGAGTAAAACTTGTCATTTGCTTAAAAAATCTCTAGGTTCTAATGAATTTTAGGATTGTGCAAATGAAAGATTTGAGCCATACTTCTTTGGTTTCCTTGGTGCAATATCAAGTGCAGGACCGGGTGCAGTCATGTCTTTGGGGAACAGATCCACCCACATCTCAATTCTTCCCTAAAAACagatcaataaaagaaaatgttacttTTTAGGATgccaataaacaacaaaaaaatattgtggaagataattattcatttaacatACCTGCTCAATTCCTGGTTTATCTGGGTGGAGTAGTGGTCTGGTCTCCACATGCTCTGGGACAAGTTTGCATCCACCTTTTGGAATTTCCTCCCAGTGTGTCAGGACACTCAGAGCAAGGTGttcttctgtcttcttctttAAACCTAACAAACATCATCAACCATGTGTGTGATTTACCTTATAGACCCCACACTAGCACCATTTTAACATGTAGGCAGTCCAACACGAATAAAACAATAATCTCACATTGCCAACCTTTTCCTTGTAGAAATGCTACTTGGCTTCTAGTAAGTAATCATGATCAAGGGATAAATACCATTTTCATCCTCAATCTCAGTTGGTCCCATAAAGACACGGTTCTCCACCTTAACTCTTCCTCCAGGGCCGTAGTGTGGCCCATCCAGTTTGCCATCCTTACACAGCTTCGCTAGGATTTGTGTGGGCTTCATCGGGTCTCGCCACACATTGTAACCATGGCTATAGAGTGAACACAGCCAGAAAGCAGTCATTTATCAGTAACATCATGTCTATGTAACAAAGTTTGGCTGCCTTTTGGAAAACTTTGACAAATATGTTAATGTTCACATCTTGAATTTAACCACAAATAATAGAATATTCTATCATTTACTACATTTTGCCTGTAGCTTCcatcatgctgctgctgcaaggaGCTCAGTTTTGATTCTTACATGGCGTAGTTAGACCCAATGCCACATGTGGCTCTGTGTTTGCTGTAGAAGCGGTTCTCCAGGTCAAGCTTGGTTTCTCCAATCAGATCATCAGTTCCCACCAGATCCCAGTCATAAATTGACACTGTTAGTGTGGAATCCATTGGAAATGTGGCCTCCACATCAAAAGATCTGGCAACATGACACAAAATGCTTTCAGTCATATCTGTGATATACAGAATACAGTAAAAGTGACTGGATGATCATGCAACTTTGATCAGAAACACAGCTTTTGGTTCACTTACTTGCCAAACAAAGGGTTGAGCTGTTTTGAAATGTAGTTCTCCTTGTCTTTGATCTCTGTTTTTCCTAGTTTGATTGCAATGTAAGGGTCAGCTTTGCCGTTTATGTCTGCAGGATGCAAATCAGTAGCCtaccaaaacaaaccaaaaaacaaacaaaaacaccatttGCATTAATATGGTGACAGTCACAAAGAAAATCCCTCCCTCTAACTAAGAGAATCATCACTTCACAATGTTACAACATGTACAGCACATAGCTTACCCTGATGACATAGATGCGAACAAGTACATTGATGGGATCATTGTGAGGAATGTTCTGAAACATTCCCATGTTGGAGTCAAAGCTCATGTCTCTGGACATATCATCTGTCACTTTGTACATACACAGAGAGCCCTACATTGACAcaagtaaagaaatgaaagattGAAGTGCAAAAATACTTACGAGAATGTTACTTAAAATGATTGCTTAACATGCAAAGTCTGTGGCAAATATGCATGCAGGCATTTTCTTACTTTAAACTTTCCAACAACCCTGTCCTCATCTGTTACATTTtggtcatcatcatcaccaccctTTCCTCTGAACAGAAAAAATGTGTGCAGCCAGTCTTCGAAGTTGTCAAAATCGCTCTCCAGTTCTTTTGGATACACCTTGGTCATGAACACAAAAGAATGTCTTTTTcaatgtcttgtttttgtgtgaatgtggaaCCTTGATCACATGGCCACATGAATGACCATGTGTAACCAACGTGTGCAGTCCTCAGGTACCTTCAGCTCATCCAGCTTTGGCTTTTTCTTCTCGAACGGATCGACTgactgcttcttcttctttccttttcctttcttgGTGCCTTTTACAGGAAAGTCATCAGGTTTTATATCTGAGTTCAGGTCAGCAGTGAGAACAGAGTGGAAGGGGGCAAAGAAACAGAGCACTCGAGACATGAATTCCACATGAAAGTTGCCAAAACCAGCTTTTACTGTCATACAGCAAGCATACTATTGAACTGTATTCTACTGAGGTATGCAGTTCAGTGAGTATACTTGATGATGCAGGATCCTCTTGGCAAGAAGCTGTGTGATCTTTGTGAATCTCTTTGAAATTTAACAATTTGACTCATGTCCCATTATAACTAAAGGTTAAGCCAGTTCTGTCTGCACAGCAGCACACATTGTATAATACAGCGTGAACTCCATCtgcttaaaataaatcattttggaAAGCCTAGAAGACAAAAAATAGAGATAAAATTTATCTTAAGTTTTAATGATACATCTAAAACAAATGCTTCTGATGTCATTGAAGTGAGCTAGCATATTGTTGTCATTCGCTGCATTGTTATTGACAACTTTCATGGCTGGCATACCGCTAATATGCAAATATAAGAATGAAAAAGCCTTCATCCCACAAATGGAAAACTGGATTCATGTCAGCATCTACATGGAGGCATTCTTGTTCTATGAAAACCACAAGGTTCACTACTGCACTGCAGAAGAAAATGGCAGAGTTAGTGAGTTTATGAAAGATAAATACACAAAGATTTAAAATCAACCAAAATACTGTATGTTATGTGGACTCTAATAATGTGCTAGTCTGAGGTTATTTAGAGCCAAGAAGTGAGAACTGAATACTAGTTTTTATCAAAATGATTAAAGTATTTGAAAGAAAGCCAGTTTAGCTGTTTTTGTGTGACAGTTTGAAAGACAGTAGGAATCATAATGATGAATATAAAGCTTTCAAACTGAAGAAAATGGTCTTATTTGAGATCTGGTTTTACCTCTGCCATCTGCGATGTCCATGTCATCTTTCTCCTCTGAGTCTGAGAGAGCTGCCTCTTGAGCTTTGAGTATCTAAAGGAATAAAAGTCAGTGTGTCGTCTGTGCTCATCAACATCCAAACAAGACCTCCTACTTTCCACAGAAATGTTAAGCTGGCAATCTGAGTgaatcaaacttaaaaaaaagcgACATTAAGAGTTCAGTTTAATCTATTGTCATACTTATACAAATTTCAATTACCTCAGTCAGAGTTTCAATGGAGGCAAAATATTTGGACCACCAGTCCAGCATACTCTCATCAAGCTCCTCCTCTTCAGGCTCATCAcccttcttcctctttttccttttcccctTTCCGTCCTTGTCATCATCCTTTTCATTTACCACAGAATTTATCAGTAAGAGTTAAAAAAATtggtattttaataaataagattaaaagaaaCCAAAGCTGCTTTCCTTACCTCAACTTTGACCACTGCTTCAGAGCACTGGTGAAGAACAGCAAATTCAGCATAGGCGGAATCACAAAATATAGTTGATGTCTTAATTTAGTAATATGCAAAGCTGTTTGTCAAGAGATGTGCAGTTTGACTatgaatttaattgaaaatgattattttaattagttttatttaatttaaatgatgaaACTTACAGAGTCAAGTTTGACCACAGTTTCCATCTTCTTATAAGCAGGTTCAGGTTCCATGTTGACAACAATTATTTCCTCtgaaagataaacaaataaagcaaacatgACTTTTATCACTGTCAGTCATAGAAACCACAATATTTCATAGGCACATAATCTACCTTTCCATTTGCATAACCAAACTTAAAGTTTTTCCTAAGCAACCATTTGTAACATAACAGGTTTGGGGTAATACCAGTGGTAGACCAGTTGTTGGCCTGCTTGTCTTGTCCTCTGTAGATAAACTTCCGCAGGGTGGTGACTGCAGTAGAGCCAACCAATGTGTAGCGGCCGAACGCTCTGCAGTCCACAACTCTAATGTTCAGTGGCGGGTGGAGCAACTCGTTCTCGGGTAAGTCCTGACACACAAATTCATTTAGTTTCATTGACAATTATACAGCAGATTTACAGGAAAAGATTTACAGTGATCGTTTTCCAATATGTGTGGGTGATTAAATTATGCCTTCAGGTTTTTACCTCTACAAAGAAGGTAATACTGGGAATAGTCTGTCAGTCTGTTTATTGGCATGATTAGTTAAGTTATGAAAAGATTTGCCCAACTTTGCCTAAGGATGTAGAGTAATTCAAAGGAAGCGAAACAGTACCACTTCAAACCACTTGACCAGAGTGCTGAAGTTGGGGTTTTTCTTGTAGTTGGGAATGAGGGCAGACTGAACTCCCTTTCCTGCACATTCAATGTCTACACGAGGCCGATCCACCTGGGCGAGATTCACCCTCTTCAAGTCCCTCAGTCCCCAAAACAAAACCTGAAAGGATAATGGTTGAAGCcagttttacttttgttgtccttttttttctcttttgagaaatgcagatttcttttctttcagcatgAAGCTTTCACCTCAATCCTGTACTTGCTCAGCACTGGCCTGATCCCCAGTGGTACCGGCAGTATTGGGCCACGGTCCATATCTGTAGGACCATCTATGGGAGGAAGGTCAGCTTTTCCATTGGGGCCGATCTAAGAGATGAttcaaaatgacataaaaatcaTTGCTGTGATGGAAATGTAAGCTCACAAGTGGACAGAGGAGAGCTAACCTGCAGCAGCTCAAAGGCAGCCAGCATTTCTCCAGCTGCACAGTTCCCACGGTAGATCTGATAGTACTCCAGCTGTGGAGGAAAGCGTGGGGGACCGTAGTGCTCATCCGCCATCTTGACCACAGGCTTAGCAAAGGTTCTCCCCATGAAGTCAGCTTTACCCTGGGAGCATTGAACAcacaattaaacataaaatctgGACAGAATGATTAAAAGAATGCTCTACTATGGATTtattaaatagaaattaaagACTTCTGATTGCAGTGTAATCATTGATCAACAGAGAGAAACATGGCATGAGATGCACATATTTCTAGAaagacttaataaaaaaaaaaaaaaaaaaaaaaaaaaaaaaaaaagcccaaaataACCAGTGAACTGCAAAACAGATGCGTgtcaacacataaaaaaatatttaactaaatCTTTCTTGCAGTTAGTGGTTATAAATTTTTCTAACAAAGTCAAAATTCTTGTTTGCCACATACAAAACCACAAAATTTCATTTAAAGGAATGCAACAGGGATAAGAGGCTCATGGAGGGTCCATGTATCTGTCCTTATGGACATATCTTATTCCTCTTGCATGCCTTTTAATACAATCTACTTTGCACACGTTACAGTTTTGCTACCATACATCAAACCAATCCACACTCTACTTATCCAAAGGGTCATCCAAAACAAAGGAGTTATTGTCAgaagcaaatataaaatattcagtcagaaaacagtctttcaaaaataaataatattcaaGCAACTATATGGCATAATATTAAGTACACATCACATATTGTAAGCTAGACAGATTATTTAATAACAAAGTCGATGACGATGAAGGAGCTTCATAAAATAGCTGCTATTTGGAACTTGGAGCTGTATAAGACAGAATGTTTGCTTTCATTAATAAATACAGGAGAAGAGAGTcatctttatttgaaaacaaCCCTCACCACTGTGTCTTGATCATAGAGTTCAATCACTATAATAGGAGGGTCATCTCTCAGTTCGCTGGCCTCTCCAAACAACTCCACATTCTCAAATACTAGCAGCTGGTCCCATGTAGGACAGAGGGTCTCAGCCAGCACCTGCAAGAAATGCAAAGTATTTACAATGATCTGGAAGCTGCTACCCCAGCGATGTCCAGTtgcagtcctcaagggccactatCCAgcaagttttcagtgttttactgCTCCAATGcacttgattcaaatgaaaatggATCTTCCCAATAGCTTGTCAAGTTTTGCACAACCCTGTTAATGATcctttaatttgaattaagTATGCTGAAGCcaggaaacacataaaacctgcaggatactggccGCTGAGGACCTGAAAATGAATGATATCTCAAGCTCAAGCAATTCTGTGGGAGCTCACCTCAGTGACTTGGCTTTGCGTTGAGAAGAAGACTCTTGCAAAGGGATCAGACAGACCTGTGCTGTCTGCAGCAAACAGGCTGCGAGCCTGGTACATGTGGACCCTGAGCTGGAAGATCTGTTTCACTGCAGAGAAACAGatgcaaaaaatatatagatacCTGAAATATCATTGGCAATAAttcagcacattttatgtaagTAAGCAAGCAAGAAATTATGTCTTACTCATGTAGGTGAGGCTGATGGGAGGTGAAGATGGCAGGCCAGGTCCTTTGGACAACTTGTTTTCCTCAAACCCATTGGGTAGGCCGCTCAGGTAGTCTTTGCGCTGCCTGTTCAGACCCAGCCACAGGTAGATCTCTATCTTGGACTGGACCGTCCAGCCAGCAGGCCCAAAACCTTTCTTACCAGGAATCTATATTgtacaaaaagcaaacaataatTTTATCACAGAACATGATCAGAACTGATTATATTCTGATTATTTCACTATGTTCAGTGTAAACTCACCCTAAGGAagattgtttttactttgccaCAGTCCTTTCCCCTCTCCTCATCCATACTGGAGAAGAGGATGTCTTTGGAAGGAACACGTGCATAAGCAATACGCTTCCCATTACTTATCATCCATATGAAAATATCAGGAACGCTGTGCTGAGGCTGGATGAAGAAAGTAATCCACATATTAAACTTATAGCTGAAGTAGCTACTGTACTGAAGTAAGTACATATACGCTGTGGTTCCTACCTCATCAGCCAGAAAACGCAGCTTTGAGAGGAAGTTCTGAGACAGCTTGAGTTTGTCCCTCACTGTGCTTTTCTTCACCTGCGACCTCATGGCCTTGGCTTGTTGACCTATGTTCTCCTAAAATCAGAAAGAATTTCAGCATTTAGAAAGATAGTATTAATACCTCTaatgaaaagaatgaaataCTTCTTCCTTTAGTTGACCTACCACTTCTCCCAAACACAGCTTCAGTCTCTCCCTGTCAAGTTTGGTTCTGCCAGACTGATTCTGGTCCTTGTTTGCCAGTGAAAGGAACTGACTGAAAGGACAGAAGTTTGGTCATTGAAaactttttaataaactgatcacactcagtatgtgtgtgtctttgttttttccatgtACAGTGTATAATTGCAGACCTGCATCCTTGGCTGAGTTCCTCAAGAACACCTCTAAGCCTGCGTTCAGGGTAGGCCTTCTCTGTTTTGATGATCTCATGCACGTCATTGAGCCCATCCTCCTGTGAGAGTAGATTATCATCTGACTCAGCTTATCTCTGTTACTGTGTTTGTATTGACGGAAATTCAGTTGGCTACTGATAAAGTGCTTGACTTGCCAGTTTATCAGCAATGTTGTCAATAACGTTGGCGTTGTACAGCCTCCTTCTCTGATCCTGCCACCAGCTCTTGATGTAAAAACACGGCTTCCTCTCAAAATAAGGAAGGTGGAAGTAGTTTCTGTGGAatcaattatttaataattatttaactgTGACATGTATATTGTATTGATCTTGCAATAATACTTTAAGAGAGGTATCTTAAAAAGTTTTGCTTTTCAGCGACTAATTCTTGGCTAATTGAATGTTTGAAAATTTGCATTATGTTGGTTTGTAAAAGCTGTGCTCACACTGTTATCACTTTATGGGTGTATGATAATATTAGTGCCCTCACCGGTCGGTGATGACAGGTTTCATGGGCGGAGTAGTGGCCACTGAAGTCAGATCTCCATCGTCATCCATCTCCTCCTCACTGGAGTTGTGGATCAGATCTGTTTCCTCTTCGTCACCATCGCCTCCACCCTTCTTACCCTTTGTTTTTGGTTGGATGACCCCATCAATTTC comes from Melanotaenia boesemani isolate fMelBoe1 chromosome 20, fMelBoe1.pri, whole genome shotgun sequence and encodes:
- the LOC121631628 gene encoding otoferlin-like, with the protein product MKRSKHRGQKEDRNGDEPAILETENLDRQGMFMGGGPDPDTISLASVTAVTTNVSNKRSKPDIKMEPSSGRPVDYQVSVTVIEARQLVGLNMDPMVCVEIGEDKKYTSMKESTNCPYYNEYFVFDFHVPPDVMFDKILKLSVIHSKNLLRSGTLVGTFKLDVGTIYSQPDHQFYHKWALLSDPDDITAGGKGYVKCDVAVVAKGDTIKTPHKANESDEDDIEGNLLLPEGVPAERQWARYYLKIYRAEGLPRMNTSIMANVKKAFIGENKDLVDPYVQVQFAGQKGKTSVQKSCYEPIWNEQIVFTEMFPPLCKRMKIQIRDSDKVNDVAIGTHFLDLKKISNDGDKGFLPTLGPAWVNMYGSTRTYTLMDEYQELNEGLGEGVSFRARLLISLGVEILDTSSPEITSSTEVQLEGVPNISESATGKVEEFFLFGSFLEATMIDRKIGDKPMNFEVTIGYYGNEIDGVIQPKTKGKKGGGDGDEEETDLIHNSSEEEMDDDGDLTSVATTPPMKPVITDRNYFHLPYFERKPCFYIKSWWQDQRRRLYNANVIDNIADKLEDGLNDVHEIIKTEKAYPERRLRGVLEELSQGCSQFLSLANKDQNQSGRTKLDRERLKLCLGEVENIGQQAKAMRSQVKKSTVRDKLKLSQNFLSKLRFLADEPQHSVPDIFIWMISNGKRIAYARVPSKDILFSSMDEERGKDCGKVKTIFLRIPGKKGFGPAGWTVQSKIEIYLWLGLNRQRKDYLSGLPNGFEENKLSKGPGLPSSPPISLTYMMKQIFQLRVHMYQARSLFAADSTGLSDPFARVFFSTQSQVTEVLAETLCPTWDQLLVFENVELFGEASELRDDPPIIVIELYDQDTVGKADFMGRTFAKPVVKMADEHYGPPRFPPQLEYYQIYRGNCAAGEMLAAFELLQIGPNGKADLPPIDGPTDMDRGPILPVPLGIRPVLSKYRIEVLFWGLRDLKRVNLAQVDRPRVDIECAGKGVQSALIPNYKKNPNFSTLVKWFEVDLPENELLHPPLNIRVVDCRAFGRYTLVGSTAVTTLRKFIYRGQDKQANNWSTTEEIIVVNMEPEPAYKKMETVVKLDSCSEAVVKVEVRKDGKGKRKKRKKGDEPEEEELDESMLDWWSKYFASIETLTEILKAQEAALSDSEEKDDMDIADGRGTKKGKGKKKKQSVDPFEKKKPKLDELKVYPKELESDFDNFEDWLHTFFLFRGKGGDDDDQNVTDEDRVVGKFKGSLCMYKVTDDMSRDMSFDSNMGMFQNIPHNDPINVLVRIYVIRATDLHPADINGKADPYIAIKLGKTEIKDKENYISKQLNPLFGKSFDVEATFPMDSTLTVSIYDWDLVGTDDLIGETKLDLENRFYSKHRATCGIGSNYAIHGYNVWRDPMKPTQILAKLCKDGKLDGPHYGPGGRVKVENRVFMGPTEIEDENGLKKKTEEHLALSVLTHWEEIPKGGCKLVPEHVETRPLLHPDKPGIEQGRIEMWVDLFPKDMTAPGPALDIAPRKPKKFELRVIVWNTDEVVLEDDDIFTGEKSSDIFVRGWLKGQQEDKQDTDVHYHSITGEGNFNWRFVYPFDYLMAEEKIVISKKESMFAWDETEYKIPARLNLQVWDADHFSADDFLGAIELDLNRFPRGAKTAKQCTIEMVTNEAEMPMVSIFKQKRVKGWWPFVARNEEDEFELTGKVEAELHLLTGEEAEKSPVGEGRNEPDPLEKPNRPDNSLLWFLTPFKAIKHLVCNQYKWLVIKIVTALLLLAMLALFLYSMPGYMVKKMLGA